One Oryza glaberrima chromosome 10, OglaRS2, whole genome shotgun sequence DNA segment encodes these proteins:
- the LOC127752458 gene encoding protein STABILIZED1 translates to MVFVRAPDGRTHHVDLDPSTATLADLTASASRVCGGVPPEQLRLYLAHRRLLPAEPSPLLSSLRVSASSSLLLHLPLLGGMTGPTTTPAAPPPPPPPSAQPPARPARYDFLNSKPPPNYVAGLGRGATGFTTRSDIGPARAAPDLPDRSAAAAPAPAPAVGRGRGKPPGDDDGDDDGGDEEKGYDENQKFDEFEGNDAGLFSNADYDDDDREADAVWESIDQRMDSRRKDRREARLKQEIEKYRASNPKITEQFADLKRKLVDLSAQEWESIPEIGDYSLRNKKKRFESFVPVPDTLLEKARQEQEHVTALDPKSRAAGGTETPWAQTPVTDLTAVGEGRGTVLSLKLDRLSDSVSGLTVVDPKGYLTDLKSMKITSDAEISDIKKARLLLKSVTQTNPKHPPGWIAAARLEEVAGKLQVARQLIQRGCEECPTNEDVWVEACRLASPDEAKAVIARGVKAIPNSVKLWLQAAKLETSDLNKSRVLRKGLEHIPDSVRLWKAVVELANEEDARLLLHRAVECCPLHVELWLALARLETYDQAKKVLNKAREKLPKEPAIWITAAKLEEANGNTQSVIKVIERSIKTLQREGLDIDREAWLKEAEAAERAGSVLTCQAIVKSTIGIGVDEEDRKRTWVADAEECKKRGSIETARAIYAHALSVFVSKKSIWLKAAQLEKSHGTKESLYNLLRKAVTYNPRAEVLWLMSAKEKWLAGDVPAARAILQEAYASLPNSEEIWLAAFKLEFENNEPERARILLSKARERGGTERVWMKSAIVERELGNVDEERKLLEEGLKLFPSFFKLWLMLGQMEDRLGHGSKAKEVYENALKHCPSCIPLWLSLANLEEKINGLSKSRAVLTMARKKNPATPELWLAAVRAELRHGNKKEADALLAKALQECPTSGILWAAAIEMVPRPQRKAKSSDAIKRCDHDPHVIAAVAKLFWHDRKVDKARSWLNRAVTLAPDIGDFWALYYKFELQHGNADTQKDVLQRCVAAEPKHGERWQAITKAVENSHLSIEALLKKAVLALGQEENPNAADP, encoded by the coding sequence atggtgTTCGTCCGCGCGCCGGACGGGAGGACCCACCACGTCGACCTCGACCCCTCCACCGCCACGCTCGCCGACCTCacggcctccgcctcccgcgTCTGCGGCGGCGTCCCGCCGGAGCAGCTGCGGCTCTacctcgcccaccgccgcctcctcccggcCGAGCCGTCCCCGCTGCTGTCCTCCCTCCGGgtctcggcctcctcctccctgctaCTCCACCTCCCCCTGCTCGGAGGGATGACCGGCCCGACGACGACCCCCGCGGcacccccgcccccgccgccgccgtcggcgcagccgcccgcccgccccgCGCGCTACGACTTCCTCAACTCCAAGCCGCCCCCGAACTACGTGGCCGGTCTGGGGCGTGGCGCCACCGGGTTCACCACCCGTTCGGATATCGGGCCGGCCCGCGCGGCGCCCGATCTGCCTgaccggtccgccgccgccgcccccgcccccgcccccgccgtcgggcgCGGCCGTGGGAAGCCAcccggggacgacgacggcgacgacgatggcggcgacgaggagaagGGGTACGACGAGAACCAGAAGTTCGACGAGTTCGAGGGCAACGACGCCGGGCTGTTCTCCAACGccgactacgacgacgacgaccgcgaggCGGATGCGGTCTGGGAGAGCATCGACCAGAGGATGGACTCTCGCCGGAAGGATCGGCGGGAGGCGCGGCTGAAGCAGGAGATCGAGAAGTACCGTGCTTCCAACCCTAAGATCACCGAGCAATTCGCTGATTTGAAGCGTAAGTTGGTCGATTTGTCGGCGCAGGAGTGGGAAAGCATACCTGAAATTGGGGACTACTCGCTGCGCAACAAGAAGAAGCGGTTTGAGAGCTTCGTTCCCGTGCCGGACACCCTGCTCGAGAAGGCTCGGCAGGAGCAGGAGCATGTCACGGCACTGGATCCCAAGAGCCGTGCAGCTGGTGGCACCGAGACGCCATGGGCGCAGACTCCGGTTACTGATCTGACGGCTGTGGGCGAAGGTCGTGGCACCGTGCTCTCCTTGAAGCTGGACAGGTTGTCGGATTCGGTATCTGGTCTTACTGTCGTTGATCCAAAGGGTTACTTGACGGACCTGAAAAGTATGAAGATTACTAGTGATGCTGAGATTTCTGACATTAAAAAGGCGCGATTGTTGCTTAAGTCAGTGACACAGACAAACCCGAAGCATCCACCAGGATGGATTGCTGCTGCTAGGCTTGAAGAGGTTGCTGGCAAGCTTCAGGTTGCTCGGCAGCTTATCCAGCGTGGCTGTGAGGAGTGCCCCACAAATGAGGATGTTTGGGTCGAGGCATGCCGGCTGGCCAGCCCAGACGAGGCAAAGGCAGTGATTGCTAGGGGCGTGAAGGCAATTCCCAATTCTGTGAAGCTGTGGTTGCAGGCAGCAAAGTTGGAAACTAGTGATTTGAATAAGAGCAGGGTTTTGAGAAAAGGGTTGGAACACATTCCTGATTCAGTCAGACTGTGGAAAGCAGTAGTAGAGCTTGCAAATGAGGAGGATGCAAGACTGTTGCTTCACAGGGCTGTGGAGTGCTGCCCACTCCATGTGGAACTGTGGCTTGCCCTAGCAAGGCTGGAGACATATGACCAAGCAAAGAAGGTACTTAACAAGGCAAGAGAAAAGCTTCCTAAGGAGCCTGCCATCTGGATTACAGCTGCAAAGCTGGAGGAAGCTAATGGAAACACCCAGTCAGTAATCAAGGTGATTGAGAGAAGTATAAAAACTTTACAGAGAGAAGGATTGGATATTGACAGGGAGGCATGGCTAAAGGAAGCAGAAGCTGCTGAGCGTGCTGGATCTGTATTGACTTGCCAGGCTATTGTTAAGAGCACTATTGGCATTGGTGTTGATGAGGAAGACAGAAAACGCACATGGGTTGCCGATGCTGAGGAATGCAAGAAGCGTGGTTCAATTGAGACAGCCCGTGCCATCTATGCACATGCACTCAGTGTCTTCGTTTCCAAGAAGAGTATTTGGCTGAAAGCGGCTCAGCTTGAGAAGAGCCATGGAACCAAGGAGTCTCTTTATAATCTCCTCAGAAAGGCTGTTACCTACAATCCACGTGCAGAAGTTTTATGGCTTATGAGTGCAAAGGAGAAATGGCTGGCTGGAGATGTCCCGGCTGCCCGAGCCATTCTTCAGGAAGCTTATGCTTCTCTCCCCAATTCAGAGGAGATCTGGCTAGCTGCCTTCAAGCTTGAGTTTGAGAACAATGAACCAGAGAGAGCAAGAATTCTTTTGTCAAAGGCCAGGGAAAGAGGAGGCACTGAGAGGGTCTGGATGAAATCTGCGATTGTTGAAAGGGAGTTAGGGAATGTAGACGAAGAAAGGAAGCTGTTGGAGGAAGGTCTGAAGTTATTCCCCTCATTCTTCAAGCTGTGGTTAATGCTTGGACAAATGGAAGACCGGCTTGGCCATGGATCCAAGGCAAAGGAGGTTTACGAGAATGCGCTGAAGCACTGCCCGAGTTGCATCCCTCTTTGGCTCTCTCTAGCTAATCTAGAGGAGAAGATAAATGGCTTGAGCAAGTCACGTGCTGTCCTCACCATGGCAAGAAAGAAGAACCCAGCTACACCTGAACTCTGGCTTGCAGCAGTTCGGGCTGAATTGAGACATGGGAACAAGAAGGAAGCTGATGCTCTACTAGCCAAGGCATTACAGGAATGCCCGACAAGTGGTATTTTGTGGGCTGCAGCTATAGAGATGGTGCCACGTCCCCAGCGTAAAGCAAAGAGCTCAGATGCTATAAAACGATGTGACCATGATCCCCATGTCATTGCAGCTGTGGCCAAACTTTTCTGGCATGATAGGAAGGTTGATAAAGCTAGAAGTTGGTTGAACAGAGCTGTTACTCTTGCTCCAGACATTGGAGATTTTTGGGCCTTGTACTACAAATTTGAACTGCAACATGGAAATGCTGATACACAAAAGGATGTCCTACAAAGATGTGTTGCAGCAGAACCAAAGCATGGAGAGAGATGGCAAGCAATAACAAAGGCTGTTGAGAACTCACATCTGTCAATTGAGGCCCTTCTGAAGAAAGCTGTGTTGGCTCTTGGCCAGGAAGAAAATCCAAATGCTGCAGATCCCTAG